The DNA sequence AGTCTTGTAGGTATTAGATCCTactaaatcaaatttattttctttaattctttcttatactttaataaaaagataatgAAAGGTTATGCTAATTCATTGTATCTTAATTTTCTATATAGATAAATTATTGGAGAAATCACAATaggattatattttttaagcaTGAGATTAGGGTTATGAGAATTTGAACGTGCAATGTTTACGAGATGAGTATACACTGAAACCTTACACAAGCATCCAATTGATACTCCAAATATGAGGATCGACCCCAATAGCACTGAGTTTGTCGTCGGAGTTGAGATACTGATCGCCGAGTTGGATGGCGGGTCGTACTGCAGAGCAGGTTTCAACAATGATCCTTCCTTTCGCAGGTTCACCTACGGAAACCTTGTTACGACTTCTCATTCCTCTAAACTTCTCGTGACGTCGCCGGCGGGGAACTGCCCACATCACCTTTAGCCACTAAACCgataaaattattcttttaactcgaaaattttaatagttttaaggttaattattttaagaataaatattagaaataatttattctatttagtgATAATTGGAGTTGAATAAGAGTATTAGTTCTTCAATATTTTACACCTAACttattatgattattgaaaattGATTTGAGCACTAaaaattgagattttattttttatgtttaaatctcttatatatatatatatatatatatatatttataaaatagctATTGATGTTTTGATATTCAAATATAATAGGGTTGTAGAGCGTGTGTAATCTTAGTAAGAGGGGtcatgtatcccttttatttcttctttttatttatccTGACGGATAATCGCCACCCTGCTATAGTGCCGCATGTCCCTGTCACACAAACTCGTACATACTGACGTACCTGTTTGTCCATTTTCGTCAGACCATTTAATTCTACTCCAGCGTGCATGTTGATAGGGCTGTGGTGTAGTCGGGCCTGCCCTTTTATCTCCCGTCACATCACACGAGTTAGGCTCTTCTCTGATGGGTTCAAGGCTTGGTCCAGTCCGATCTGTTTTAGTCGCGGTTTAAATGATGCGCTGATTGATGAATCTGCTTAGTGAATTATACTGGACAAACAGGTATGTCCGGATGCCAGAAGTTCGACGGTCTGATGACCACAATTTTAACTTGAATTCTAATATTGTTATTAGTCTATACATATCTATATTTTGATTAtctaaaagaattttttttttatgattaaaattgaattaaaattccTATAATCTTAATATAGTGGGGATTTGAAAACTCTATAAGTAAGGATAATATTTTGCATTTTGAGCAATAAAATTGAGAATTTCTTTCTGACCCTCAAATcccttaaaaaagaaaaaagaaaaaagaaaaagaagctaAAATATGAACCTAAAGAGGACTTTTTTGTATGCAAAATAGCATCTTTGAAGGCATAAATTGATGATTTTGAtgagtattttaaataaaaaatacaagttagaattgaaaataaagaaaagttgGAAAATAAAGTAACATATAAGAGATGATTTCCATCTCATTATTCAACTAAAGAAAGTTGGAATCCAGGTCATTGTTCAACAACCAATACAGTTATATTATTCCTTTCAGCTAGCTAGCTAGGGTTTCATTtcaccatcatcatcatcagatTCAAGAGTCATAGATGACAAGGTTCGCCACAAAACTCCATCTTTCTACTTTGTGATgatgagatttttaaaaaaatagttaccTTTTTGTCTATTTTAGAAGCACCACCAATTTAGAATTTGAATATATACCCcccattttatttctttttcttttttccactTTGGCACTTTCATTACATGATCACTGACTAGATACAACAGAGTCTTAATCTTAACAAACCATATCACCACGTGCTGTAACTTGGTTTAACCTTTTCAACATCATCGACATTTTCTATCCTGTGTTGTTGACTCTCTAACAGTTACTTCAACTTTCAAACTGTCCCACTATTCTCACACCaccatattaatatttataataatttttataatagttgGATTCAAATTGatccaaataatttttagaatcAAAAGATTTACTCATAGACTTATTCTCTTTGGTTATTATGAGATTCCTAGATATTCCCAATAGTTGATATACTTGTTCAAACCAATGGCTTCAAGATAAGCTTTAGAgcatttttttccccttttgttTTGATTATTGAAATGTTTCATCACGTTCAATgatcaatataatttttaaaatgttttttttttcgatttttttaaatttttttatttcccgATAATGTAATTAATGAGCTACacaaaaaaagataattttctctcttttttaccataaaaaataaatatattaaaaaaataaacataaaaactctaAATTTCACCTTTTTTGTTATACTATTGAATTGTTAATTATAATGTATTTGTTTGTACAAAttcgtaattttttaaatcactGAATTAAATACAGAGAATACAGAGTCTAATCAGATATTTTCAAATTCTATCCTTTTGTTTTATTCTTCTAGGGTTGATtagcttttcttttgtttttttggtGAGTTGGGTTGTTAGCTTTTGATAAATTTTCTAGCAAACGATTCTCAAATTCCCAAAAAGTGGTATGCCAAAGGAAAGTTTGACTATATCCtcctcctcagaaagtttatGCTTATCTATTCTCACATatatgaatataaataaattttttacacacactcaatatatatttattctacttataaaatataattaaatatgagatATTGCActctaaaaattttttaaatttgatattctGAGAACAGGAGAAAATAGGGTTATATAGTGTGTCTAAATTTAATCTGGAGTGAAACCGTCACTCTGCTATAGTGTCATCTATTGCTGTCACACCGCAGAGTCATATGTATGGATATACATGTCTATCCATTATGTCTGTCCATCCTCATCAAGcggctatttaatttttctttagcgCGTCCTGCTCTCCTATTCCTGTCACACCATGCGAGATAGACTCCTCTCTAATAGGTTCAGGCCTTCGAGCAGCCCCACCTGCCTTAAACGCGAGTTGGACGTGAGGTTGATGGAATGATATGcttaatgaattttaatggattttgtacttattttcttttttaaaattcaatttcagTTCGGATGGAAAAGGCCTAACGGTTATTTAGAATAATTAATCATAGTATATTGGTTCAAAAACAGAGAACATGGTTCTGAAAATAACTTGATGTGATTCTTTGTCTATCAAGGGATCCTAAAGATTTATTTATCATCTCACAGTGGTTTAACAACCCATATAAACAAAAGGAGTCTCCACTGAACTAGTCTGCTCATGCAAGAATACTCTAGAAATTCTCTAAAAAATCCATGTCAGATGCTGTAAGGTTGCCAACCTGATAAAAATCACCATGCCACGTAAGGATAATCTCCTTtatcttacttttttttttttctaaattatatttattcttctCTCCTCCAATAGTATAAATAGACATGCAAGTCTTCTTCTGCTGTCATCTTTTTTCTTTGGAATCCAAGATGGCAGCAGTCTTCCTCACTTGGGTTCTTGTTTCTGCAATCTTTTTTGAGCCTTTTGTGAATGCTAGGCCCTCACCGGTGGCTAGTGATAAGAGACTCAATTCATCGGACAATGAGCATCTCGTAACTAATTTGCCTGGCCAGCCAGACGTGGACTTCCGGCACTACGCCGGCTATGTTACAGTGAATGAAAAGAATGGAAGGGCACTCTTTTATTGGTTCTATGAAGCCACCACTCAGCCTGATGATAAACCTCTGGTGCTGTGGCTTAATGGAGGTATGGACATAAACATTCCATCTTACTTTCCCTTTGTATTATCAAATGCTTACCCATTGTCACATCCTTTAGCTGCACGGAAATGGCTAGAAAAAAATGACTGTTTAACCTGAAATTCGGAATCTTTACTGATTTTTTTACCAAATAGTTAGATAATGTAATGGAGAATGGaggtcttcttttttttttttttctcattgatTTGATGTTGCCTGGTCTTTAGACAGGTCGCCACGCCAGATTAACAAACTTGTTGATAAACAATTGCATAAAGTTCTTTAAGGATATAATAAGATATTGTCCattcttaataatttttttcaagtgGGGTATCTTGTCTTTTTCTCCTATTTTTTTCAAAGTTGTCCTGACAAAGTTGTTTCCTATCGCTCTTGAGTTTGGCTTTTATTCTATGTTGTCAAATAAGGTGACAAGATGCTTCATTTTTCAGGCCCTGGGTGCTCTTCTGTGGGATATGGAGCAACACAAGAGATTGGTCCTTTCTTAGTGGATAATGATGGACGTGGAATTATATATAATCCCTACTCATGGAATAGAGGttgatttataatataaaataacaattgaTTCATATTAAACTTGATTTATTTATATACGGATCCATGGAACCTGGTCTACTCAATAGAATATGAGCTATGCTTTTGCGGTTGCACTCACATTATTCTCCATAATGACTCTGAGAGTTTTGATTTCTAAATTCTTGATACCTACCATGACGCAGAGGCCAACATGCTATTCTTGGAATCTCCTGTTGGTGTTGGCTTTTCATACTCAAACACAACCTGTGATTACAGTGCTTTGGGAGATGATTTCACTGGTAAGAAATTACccttttttgttttcatttgtGATTTTGCTTGGATGATTGTCTAATTACTTGATACCCTTTTGTTTTTGTTAGCCAATGATGCTTATGCTTTCCTGCAAAAGTGGTTTCTCAGATTTCCATTGTACAGAAAAAGGGCATTTTATATTGCTGGAGAAAGCTATGCAGGTATATATTTCACCATTGGTCTTGCTTCCTCATTTTGTTTAGATTTTTCTTTGTTATTTAACATTGTTTAACATTCATTCACAGGAAAATATGTTCCGGAGCTTGCTGAGCTGATACTTGATCGGAACTCGGCGGATCCATCCCTTCACATTGATCTCAGGGGTGTTCTGGTGAGGCCCTTGATGTAGAGTTGGAAGCAAGTGGTTTCTTGATAAAATTTTACTAACCCTTTTTGCTCCATTAATATACAGATGGGTAATCCTGAAACGAGTGATGCTGAGGACTGGACAGGAATGGTGGATTATGCTTGGAGCCACGCTGTTATATCAGATGAAACACATCAGATAATCAGAAAAAGCTGCAACTTTAACAGTAACGATACATGGAGCAATGATGATTGCAATCGAGCTGTCGATGAATTATTCAGACAGTATAATGAGATTGACATTTTCAGCCTCTACACTTCAATTTGTATTGGTGATGCAGCAAGTTCAGACGACAAAGCTCTGCAACTCATGTTTACACGTTCATCTACAATGGTGACTCCTTCAAACAAAATGAACTCtgatgattattttattatgagGTCTTTAACATAAAGAGATTTACTTTTCAGATGCCAAGGATTATGGGTGGTTATGATCCATGCCTGGATGATTATGCAAAAGCTTTCTACAATAGACCTGATGTTCAAAAGGCTCTTCACGTCAGTGATGGTCACCGGCTCAAGAACTGGAGCATCTGCAAGTAATTTTAATCCCTTTTCTCAGTTTTTGCATATTAAGATCATATTGAACAACTTGATACTCTGAACAATTCTTGATATACTTTGTTGGGTTCAGTCACAAGATATTCAAGGAATGGTCAGATTCAAAGCCATCAGTTCTTCCAATATACAAGAAGCTGATTGCTGCTGGACTTAGAATATGGGTTTACAGGTCTGTGTTTCCTTATAATTAGCTTGAAAATATCATACATtaatcttaatattattattctttCTGGTGGCTCAGTGGAGATACAGATGGAAGAGTTCCTGTGCTGTCCACAAGATACAGCTTAGGCTCTCTGGGACTTCCTGTCACCAAAGCATGGAGGCCTTGGTACCATCAGAAGCAGGTGATTatgaactgaataaattaattatgtagACTTAATTTGTTTCCAAAAATAACTTGATAAGatcatttatttttcattatttaatttattgagcagtaaaataatttctattgaCTAATTTTCTTGAATGTTCAAacccaaaaaatataaaaaatatttttttaaaaaatattttatctttttatcagGTGAGTGGTTGGTTTCAAGAATATGAAGGGCTAATGTTTGCAACATTTAGAGGAGCTGGGCATGCTGTGCCTATATTCAAACCAAGTGAGTCACTAGCATTTTTCTCAGCTTTTCTTCAAGGGGAATCTCCACCTTCTTCAAGATAGATCATCCATGCTCAGTAATGGCTTGGCTAATGCCTGCGTTGCTGGCTAAAGATTTGCCTTTCATAGTGTACGAGGTTGTAATTAATTAGCAGACTGTagtcaaatactaaaaataaaaaaaaaaaacaaattaagtGTGCTGCTAATGTTGTTCCTAGACTGCTAGTTCTTGTCTTTGTGAGCAGAACAAAGCTCTTCATGCTCATCAAGAAAGATAGAGATAGAAAAATTAATGGATACCCAGTTTCCTATTACAGAACTATTCATTATATATTTTGCTGGAATATGAtgaaataaggaaaaaaaatgataatttcaaaaaaagaaaaaaaggaaaaaggatcCATAAATAGGGCAAAAGCTTTATACTCTTACTTAGTTCTTTAACTCAGTAATCAATTACAAGAGACGGGAAGATTTTAGCAGAGAGtgttaagaaaagaaaaaacataagtaatagattatttaaattaaaatgtagatttttaaatttattttaccatATTTGCAATGTGggattttttaaaagttattttgttCTTTTATAAATGTCACATCCTAAGTAATTAGCTGAAAAAGGatatatctattataaaatataaaattcaatatactgttgaaaaaaaaaattaaagtatagaataaatttgaaaaattaagtaAAGTTTGAGATTTTCTCTGATTTTTGTGAAGCAAAATTTTAGTGCACAATTACTCTCAAATTATGAGAATGGGATTGGGAGCATTGTATTCAACGTAAACAAATAGAAAGCTagcctagaaaaaaaaaattgatattatgtctattttattgtataattatataatttgcgTCAAATCCCAAATTGGTGGGTTAGTCAATCGTGCAAGTTTgctgaaattattaaataatttaaattagtaatttttgatcaagtaaaaaatattttaaaaattatttaaattcgtCTCATTCGATAATTATAATTTGTGTatataatacaaataaaaaatacttaatatGTTGAATTTTACCGATCtacttattaaaaaattttaatttaattcattccTAGTTTTAAGTCTAAATTAGGagttgaatttaaatattattgacaTTGTACAGACTAAATTGATGACGTTCAATTCAGTAATCTGGTGAATGAGGCGAATATAAAACTTGAAAGCATTTGTGTTCGAGAATAGTATAATTTTGCCTCTATGATCATTtcatttttatactgtaagaggaTGGAAATAAATatggtatttttttataatccgGTGATGATGTGGCTGTCTCGTTAGTAAGAGATCTTCACCAGTTAATTGGTTGAGAATTCCGTGATCACATGCTTAAAAGGGATTTACTGAATTATAGCTGTTAACAGTAACTTTCTTATGGAGTCTTACCCTAAAGTTGAGAGGGGGGAGTCTATGTGACTTGAGGCCAACCTATTCTGAAGCGTTTGAGTCTTCTTCGCTATGGGTGGGACCCCATATAGGTTTATCAGATCCTTATTACATGACTTTAtcttatggtgacaactcattGTTTACTTTGGGCAAATCTTATGTAGCATTAGAGGTCCTGAAATAGTCCGGcccaaactggcccaaataacttttggatcaattttccacttggcccaaaatattaacccaagttatttagtagtttcgtgctatctattatatacaatttggaATTGCCGTAATTTCTCAATGTGGGACGATTTCCCACAAGCTGGCAGCTGACCGTTACACTCGGTCCTGCTAAATTTATGACGTCCTCGTTGCTACTGAATCGGATACAATTGCTAACCAAGACTGGACCctcgggtattgtggttcgctagtacctcaggcggctccacctcgtctcacacGGATAGCCCTTTCCTCTGAGATCCACTAGCTCCGCAATTTGTTTGACCTAACCTGTctttgataccaattgaaacagtccgacccaaataatttttggacccactttccacttgggccaaaatgattaacccaagttatttagtagtttcgtactagctattatatacaattcagaATTGCCGTAATTTCTCGATGTGGGACGATTTCCCACAAGCTGGCAGTTGATCGTTACAGGTCCCCACACTGGTTTTGTCACACCTATTCTCTAATCTGTAGAGACGAATATGATCCGGAAAACTGACAGAACTCTGGGCAGCATTGTCCTACAAACGGAAAAAAAAATACGAAAAGAATTATCAGAATATAGTTAAAAATACTGACTCGAGGAAAGTCTACAGAATCTATAAacctaagctctgataccaaaaatTGTCACACTCATTCTCTAATCTGTAGAGACGAATATGACCCGGAAAACTGACAGAACTTCCTCtaatatttatacatataaatacatataacCTGCTATAATTTCCAAATATTAAACATATAAGAGAAAACTGGTGGTGGATCTAGTCAAAtcataatatatatacattaaaCAAAATACATTCTTCACTTGAATGTacaatctatacatgatctttcaaaattacaaaaagaaatgataaaagaCTTAGGATTGGTCCGACCTCCTCTAGACTCTGAGTGGACGATGGGAAAGGAAGgacaaacaagaagatgaggACTGCTGAGCTGATCACCAAAAAGGAGCtgtaatattaaaagtataaagGTGAGTATAAAATACTCAgtgagcggataaataaataacaaaggggaaaagataaagtttaggtacttaatagtaccaaatatttagctaaaaataagtcagctgaataaatataatttaattcaatcaacATAAAATATACTGTGAATAATAGAATCCGCATACACTCATAATATGTTCCCTGCAGATAATGCTGGCATCTCAggtgtaataaaataataacagccTGAGAGCAATGCTGGCATCTTAGGCTCTATGATGACAAATTTGGCCTAAGAGCTAATAAAATACtggtcatacacatgtgcagagctacccccaaagggtgaccacctgacatacgccccaaaggctgtctgtatatcaagcgctgtcccaaagacagtataaatatatgtcatgctgaaaataaatcacctgCCATCAAGATGTTATCTGTTCGATGCATATACAGAGtgtaatcggctatttattcagttgtgctttgaattcaattttcatttattcaagaaatataaattaactttatccttttccattttaaataaacaaagtaacatatacatatataaatatatttaagaaaaatatcaatgttatatatttatccactcaCCAGTACTAGAGACAAAAAGACCTAGGTCGCAGGAGCACCCCTATTGTCTATCTTGGAAGCTGGATCCTcctctaaaattaaaaagaaaataatatattaaataataaataaaaaaaattttaggatgataatataaaacgtaaaatacgaaattttaaatatattttatatatatatatttttaagaaaatttcggCAGTATTTCGGCATAGTTAGACCTCCCAAAAATACACAAACTCAACAAAAATACTCAATAacctataaatattatttagatcAACTTATGAAAATCATTAatcccaaaaataaaagaagcagaaaacaaagtaaaagctctgttaattgttttttaaaaaatttcctcCTTAACTCAAATCTCCTCCCCCTCAACTCATAAACTTTTGAGATCCTCAGCTAGATCTTATTTTAAACCTatattgtaacaccccttaccctatcaaagtgtagacagagcaaggaatgtcacaaactataccttttagacatatcaagactaaacaattacctttatctgtaaataccaattTTAGTTATGTAAGTAACTTTCATCAAGATTAAAATAAGCGTGagatttttaaaccaaaattttcggcagagttttctctgtttcattagcactttaacctgtaatacatatgaacatcacacttataataacactaacaactgtcacttgatatcttactattctttgatttacataaccttcacaactcactctatttaatatgtacatgccaaaataaaactgtactatgactccgagactcaaaacaaccagctatgatgatggccttgatatctgatgtagatctCTGATAACTTCTGTTGCCCtattttatctacaacctgcgtgaggtaaaaaccaacacgctgagctaatgctcagtgggtgatagcaaacaaataacaaaatagagcaAACAAGTTCACGTAGACAGATAATCGGaataaaaacatcttctttttccgttattgcacattttctctttataataaattaccacagcttagtgcatgtaagagatgcaaacatattaacactcactaataagttcacaaaatcaagtatcaatcttaattaagatcttagcccttataaacacatagtaggatcgtctaggtagataaggagttataacggtaggcacagagtgccgaacggtaggctcagaggccaaaactgtgatagcagggctctatgaccgtgcttatgaggtacctgatatgtaacctcaaataaaaatcatgtatcggtagcagtactgcgaactctgtatgtttatatggcatgccatacctttaagctaacctcgactcctattacgtttaccagggccaagtaccattaattcaatgtatcaatg is a window from the Manihot esculenta cultivar AM560-2 chromosome 16, M.esculenta_v8, whole genome shotgun sequence genome containing:
- the LOC110603466 gene encoding serine carboxypeptidase-like 31 codes for the protein MAAVFLTWVLVSAIFFEPFVNARPSPVASDKRLNSSDNEHLVTNLPGQPDVDFRHYAGYVTVNEKNGRALFYWFYEATTQPDDKPLVLWLNGGPGCSSVGYGATQEIGPFLVDNDGRGIIYNPYSWNREANMLFLESPVGVGFSYSNTTCDYSALGDDFTANDAYAFLQKWFLRFPLYRKRAFYIAGESYAGKYVPELAELILDRNSADPSLHIDLRGVLMGNPETSDAEDWTGMVDYAWSHAVISDETHQIIRKSCNFNSNDTWSNDDCNRAVDELFRQYNEIDIFSLYTSICIGDAASSDDKALQLMFTRSSTMMPRIMGGYDPCLDDYAKAFYNRPDVQKALHVSDGHRLKNWSICNHKIFKEWSDSKPSVLPIYKKLIAAGLRIWVYSGDTDGRVPVLSTRYSLGSLGLPVTKAWRPWYHQKQVSGWFQEYEGLMFATFRGAGHAVPIFKPSESLAFFSAFLQGESPPSSR